Proteins encoded by one window of Mycoplasma capricolum subsp. capricolum ATCC 27343:
- the ftsZ gene encoding cell division protein FtsZ: MTNEFKQIARIKVLGVGGAGNNAIRRMFEENVQGVEFYIINTDAQILESSPVPNKIILGEKTTKGLGAGGNPEVGKAAAIESEEEIKKVVEGADLIFIAAGMGGGTGTGAAPVIAKIAQESGALVIGIVTKPFIFEGRHRNVNAKEGLEELRKYVDSVIVVSNDKLLEYIGSIPIAESFKEADTILKQGVQTITDLIAVPATINLDFADVKTVMYKKGNALFGIGVASGKDKAVEAAKEAISSKLLEASIEGAKDIIVNITGGRTVSLNDAYDAVGVISQAVNNKELNIVFGMAINDDLTDDDEIIVTVIATGFDNKNLQNHEPNIVKPNKSETQPEHMKKAETEKTEENDEFDDETILTTTEDTEEDFNDDDFPTFLK; this comes from the coding sequence ATGACAAACGAATTTAAACAAATTGCAAGAATTAAAGTATTAGGTGTTGGTGGAGCCGGAAACAATGCCATTAGAAGAATGTTTGAAGAAAATGTTCAAGGTGTTGAATTTTATATTATAAATACTGATGCACAAATTTTAGAATCTTCACCGGTACCAAACAAAATTATATTAGGAGAAAAAACTACTAAAGGATTAGGAGCTGGAGGAAATCCTGAAGTAGGAAAAGCAGCAGCTATTGAAAGCGAAGAAGAAATAAAAAAAGTAGTTGAAGGTGCTGATTTAATTTTTATTGCTGCTGGAATGGGGGGAGGTACTGGAACTGGTGCTGCTCCTGTAATTGCTAAAATTGCTCAAGAATCTGGAGCTTTAGTAATTGGAATTGTAACTAAACCATTTATTTTTGAAGGAAGACATAGAAATGTTAATGCTAAAGAAGGTTTAGAAGAATTAAGAAAATATGTTGATTCAGTAATAGTGGTTTCAAATGATAAGTTATTAGAATATATTGGATCAATTCCAATTGCTGAATCATTTAAAGAAGCTGATACTATTTTAAAACAAGGTGTTCAAACTATAACTGATTTAATTGCAGTTCCAGCTACAATTAATTTAGACTTTGCTGATGTTAAAACAGTTATGTATAAAAAAGGAAACGCTTTATTTGGAATAGGAGTTGCTTCTGGAAAAGATAAAGCTGTTGAAGCTGCAAAAGAAGCGATTTCATCAAAATTATTAGAAGCTTCAATTGAAGGTGCTAAAGATATTATTGTAAATATTACTGGTGGAAGAACTGTAAGCTTAAATGATGCTTATGATGCAGTTGGAGTTATTAGTCAAGCTGTAAATAATAAAGAATTAAACATTGTTTTTGGTATGGCTATTAATGATGATTTAACAGATGATGATGAAATTATTGTAACTGTTATAGCAACAGGTTTTGATAATAAAAATTTACAAAACCATGAACCAAATATTGTAAAACCAAATAAATCTGAAACACAACCAGAACATATGAAAAAAGCAGAAACAGAAAAAACAGAAGAAAATGATGAATTTGATGATGAAACGATTTTAACAACAACAGAAGATACTGAAGAAGATTTCAATGATGATGACTTTCCAACATTTTTAAAATAG
- a CDS encoding cell division protein SepF, whose protein sequence is MFFKKKKSNFKQDDKDQDQIEFELNDSDFYENESPILKDSHNQQSTSNQNYQTNNFDNDSNFKDNHLDHLDFEKTPVNTYVFSPMKFSEIQSIVDTLLEHNVVVIDFKNLDDNKAKRFKDFLSGVLYVKKGEYIRLNENIYKFIIKN, encoded by the coding sequence ATGTTTTTTAAAAAGAAAAAAAGTAATTTTAAACAAGATGATAAAGATCAAGATCAAATAGAATTTGAGTTGAATGATTCTGATTTTTATGAAAATGAAAGTCCTATTTTAAAAGATAGTCATAATCAACAAAGTACTTCTAATCAAAATTATCAAACAAATAATTTTGATAATGATTCTAATTTTAAAGATAATCATTTAGATCATTTAGATTTTGAAAAAACTCCTGTTAATACATATGTTTTTAGTCCTATGAAATTTTCTGAAATTCAATCAATTGTTGATACTTTATTAGAACATAATGTTGTTGTTATAGATTTTAAAAACTTAGATGATAATAAAGCTAAACGTTTTAAAGATTTTCTTTCTGGAGTTTTATATGTTAAAAAAGGTGAATATATTAGACTTAATGAAAATATTTATAAATTTATAATTAAAAATTAA
- a CDS encoding alpha/beta hydrolase, whose product MNDKYPNLAKTMINMWNSRFSKTIHKRDEGFAINFSPIKIFSFLNSINRNSNKKLKIKEYKNPNLNFWIYSLDNTKLAASIWLNEKESNKWVIGVHGYNSNRLDVLYLIWHYQSLGYNILTFDFRNHGISDSNCITWGYKEKWDLIAAINWLIKNYDVRLIGLVGTSMGAFTTNYFLLTEHELIKKANIKWAISDSSYMSVKNLLQRMIKDYSPKFLTNLSKDVLDNILEIYKNEYDVDLTKLDFVKLISINTKYIPVLYIHNRLDKVTSYLDSFRMYQMKNNIENSFANQIEIYDHGSHHTKSIIEFENEYITKSLNFVKLQEKNNHK is encoded by the coding sequence ATGAATGATAAATACCCAAACTTAGCAAAAACTATGATTAATATGTGAAACTCTAGATTTTCAAAAACTATTCACAAAAGAGATGAAGGTTTTGCTATTAATTTTAGCCCTATTAAAATATTTTCATTTCTTAATTCAATAAATAGAAATTCAAATAAGAAATTAAAAATTAAAGAATATAAAAATCCTAATTTAAATTTTTGAATTTATTCATTAGATAACACAAAATTAGCTGCAAGTATTTGATTAAATGAAAAAGAATCTAATAAATGAGTAATTGGTGTACATGGATATAATTCTAATCGTTTAGACGTTTTATATTTAATCTGACATTATCAAAGTTTAGGATATAATATTTTAACTTTTGATTTTAGAAATCATGGTATTAGTGATTCTAATTGTATTACTTGAGGTTATAAAGAAAAGTGAGATTTAATTGCTGCTATTAATTGGTTAATTAAAAATTATGATGTTAGATTAATTGGTTTAGTTGGTACTAGTATGGGTGCTTTTACAACTAATTATTTTTTACTAACAGAACATGAGTTAATTAAAAAAGCAAATATTAAATGAGCTATTTCTGATTCTTCATATATGTCTGTTAAAAATCTTTTACAAAGAATGATTAAAGATTATTCTCCTAAATTTTTAACTAATCTTTCAAAAGATGTTTTAGATAATATTTTAGAAATTTATAAAAATGAATATGATGTTGATTTGACTAAATTAGATTTTGTTAAGTTAATTTCAATTAATACAAAATATATTCCAGTTTTATATATTCATAATCGTTTAGATAAAGTTACAAGTTATTTAGATAGTTTTAGAATGTATCAAATGAAAAATAATATTGAAAATAGTTTTGCTAATCAAATTGAAATCTATGATCATGGGTCTCATCATACTAAATCTATTATTGAATTTGAAAATGAGTACATAACTAAAAGTTTAAATTTTGTTAAATTACAAGAAAAAAATAATCACAAATAA
- the ileS gene encoding isoleucine--tRNA ligase — protein MSNKYKDTLLIGQTNFDMRANLAQKEPKIEQFWLDNKIYNKKMKLNENKKVFILHDGPPYANGDLHIGHALNKTLKDFIVRYRNAAGYYSPFIMGWDTHGLPIESAVTKMGVDRKSMSSVAFRELCYKYALGQIQNQADQFNRLGMFTDYDVKYVTLTHDFEMSELRLYEKMYQKGLIYKDLKPIYWSPSSETALADSEIIYKDVTSPSIYVGCDVVNSDEFKNTQLVIWTTTPWTLPSNQLIAIGEKIKYSLVQVENLDKQFILASDLVNQVSKIIGWENVKVVKELDANQLVGLNYVHPLYDSKINKIVLGHHVTSESGSGLVHIASGFGEDDFLIAKQNNVKPFAPLDDQGKFTNEIGDVDPEIVGMFYDDTNKIVTKRLENNHKLLKLNFLTHSYPHDWRTKKPIIYRCTLQWFVNLAPVKDEILKNVDQIDTHPKWAKKRLYQVLNERLDWTISRQRLWGVPIIAFYDQNNNLVLNNEILNYAINKIEKVGTNAWFSLDADEFLPDEYKNKSLRKEKDTLDVWFDSGSSSIALSEKYPKLQAPYDIYLEGNDQYRGWFNASMINSTIYANKSPYRQLVSHGMTTDEKGNKMSKSLGNGVDPIEFSNELGADILRLWVASTDFTDDQKIGKEIIKQISEAYRKIRNTMRFILANLNDFDPKTDYQAKLSEVDMYSLANLTAFKNRALQAYEELNFNLVYTTTMNYVTKNLSAFYLDFIKDILYINSKNDLRRRQVQTVLYEQLYCLIDILRPILVHTVEEVYQNLNDNKLESVHLLDNREQNFVYDKEFVDKWDKVMVLRDDVNKALEISRESKTINKGFEAVVYIKLDKEYEKLKDIKDLSRIFIVNSINFVDDIDDSFVRTNISSIKVVQKQGLKCQRCWQIFDNLIDDEICNHCNNVVKSL, from the coding sequence ATGTCAAATAAATATAAAGACACATTATTAATTGGTCAAACTAATTTTGATATGCGTGCAAATTTAGCTCAAAAAGAGCCTAAAATTGAACAATTTTGACTAGATAATAAAATTTATAATAAAAAAATGAAATTAAATGAAAATAAAAAAGTTTTTATTTTACATGATGGACCACCTTATGCAAATGGAGATTTGCATATTGGTCATGCTTTAAATAAAACTTTAAAAGATTTCATTGTTAGATATAGAAATGCAGCTGGGTATTATTCTCCTTTTATTATGGGTTGAGATACTCATGGTTTACCTATTGAAAGTGCTGTTACTAAAATGGGTGTTGATCGTAAATCTATGAGCAGTGTTGCTTTTAGAGAACTTTGTTATAAATATGCTTTAGGACAAATCCAAAATCAAGCTGATCAATTTAATCGTTTAGGAATGTTTACTGATTATGATGTTAAATATGTAACTTTAACTCATGATTTTGAAATGTCTGAGCTAAGATTATATGAAAAAATGTATCAAAAAGGATTGATTTATAAAGATTTAAAACCTATTTATTGATCACCATCAAGTGAAACTGCTTTAGCTGATTCTGAAATTATTTATAAAGATGTAACTTCTCCTTCAATTTATGTAGGTTGTGATGTTGTTAATAGTGATGAATTTAAAAATACTCAATTAGTTATTTGAACAACTACTCCTTGAACTTTACCATCAAACCAATTAATTGCTATTGGAGAAAAAATTAAATATAGTTTAGTTCAAGTAGAAAATCTTGATAAACAATTTATTTTAGCTTCTGATTTAGTAAATCAAGTAAGTAAAATTATTGGTTGAGAAAATGTTAAAGTAGTTAAAGAATTAGATGCAAATCAATTAGTTGGATTAAATTATGTTCACCCTTTATATGATTCAAAAATTAATAAAATAGTTTTAGGACATCATGTTACAAGTGAGTCTGGATCAGGTTTAGTTCATATTGCTTCAGGATTTGGTGAAGATGACTTTTTAATTGCAAAACAAAATAATGTAAAACCATTTGCTCCACTTGATGATCAAGGAAAATTTACAAATGAAATTGGTGATGTAGATCCAGAAATTGTTGGTATGTTTTATGATGATACTAATAAAATAGTTACTAAAAGATTAGAAAATAACCATAAATTATTAAAACTAAACTTTTTAACTCATTCATATCCACATGACTGAAGAACTAAAAAACCAATAATTTATAGATGTACTTTACAATGATTTGTTAACTTAGCTCCAGTTAAAGATGAAATTTTAAAAAATGTTGATCAAATTGATACTCATCCAAAATGAGCTAAAAAACGTTTATATCAAGTTTTAAACGAAAGACTTGATTGAACTATTTCTCGTCAAAGATTATGAGGAGTTCCAATTATTGCTTTTTATGATCAAAATAATAATTTAGTTTTAAACAATGAAATTTTAAACTATGCAATTAATAAAATTGAAAAAGTTGGAACTAATGCTTGATTTAGTTTAGATGCTGATGAATTTTTACCAGATGAATATAAAAACAAATCATTAAGAAAAGAAAAAGACACTTTAGATGTTTGATTTGATTCAGGAAGTAGTTCAATTGCTTTAAGTGAAAAATATCCTAAGTTACAAGCACCTTATGATATTTATTTAGAAGGAAATGACCAATATCGTGGTTGATTTAATGCTTCAATGATTAATTCAACTATTTATGCAAACAAATCTCCTTATAGACAATTAGTATCACATGGTATGACTACTGATGAAAAAGGAAATAAAATGTCTAAATCACTTGGTAATGGTGTTGATCCAATTGAATTTTCAAATGAACTTGGTGCTGATATTTTAAGATTATGAGTAGCTTCAACTGACTTTACTGATGATCAAAAAATTGGAAAAGAAATTATTAAACAAATTAGTGAAGCATATAGAAAAATTAGAAACACAATGCGTTTTATTTTAGCTAATTTAAATGATTTTGACCCTAAAACTGATTATCAAGCTAAATTAAGTGAAGTTGATATGTATAGTTTAGCTAACTTAACTGCTTTTAAAAATAGAGCTTTACAAGCATATGAAGAATTAAACTTCAATTTAGTTTATACAACAACTATGAATTATGTTACTAAGAATTTATCTGCTTTTTATTTAGATTTTATTAAAGATATTTTATACATTAATAGTAAAAACGATCTAAGAAGAAGACAAGTTCAAACTGTTTTATATGAACAATTGTATTGCTTGATTGATATTTTAAGACCAATTTTAGTTCATACTGTTGAAGAAGTTTATCAAAATTTAAATGATAATAAACTTGAGTCAGTTCACTTATTAGATAATAGAGAACAAAACTTTGTTTATGATAAAGAATTTGTTGACAAATGAGATAAAGTAATGGTTTTAAGGGATGATGTTAATAAAGCTCTAGAAATTAGCAGAGAAAGTAAAACAATTAATAAAGGATTTGAAGCTGTTGTTTACATTAAATTAGATAAAGAATATGAAAAATTAAAAGACATTAAAGATTTAAGTAGAATCTTTATTGTTAATAGTATTAATTTTGTAGATGATATTGATGATAGTTTTGTTAGAACAAATATTTCATCAATTAAAGTTGTACAAAAACAAGGATTAAAATGCCAAAGATGTTGACAAATCTTTGATAATTTAATTGATGATGAAATTTGTAATCATTGTAATAATGTAGTTAAATCATTATAG
- a CDS encoding signal peptidase II, with protein sequence MWIKDKLVETKVFLKNHNYLWKFKLIVCLPIFISLISFDWITKAVVVSHMKLGETKTFISGFLNFQYVINLGMAYGRLHDKSYLVIIFATIFSLFLTIMFIFLNNKKWLVVLVIVLAGSWGNLLARLWAPGNEDNLYYGVVDFLTWDFSLFNSRDYVFNLADLYVNIAIGLTILFTIIELVLYIKSKIKTKKEKIENEQNNS encoded by the coding sequence ATGTGAATAAAAGATAAGCTAGTAGAAACAAAAGTTTTTTTAAAAAACCACAATTATCTTTGAAAATTCAAATTAATAGTATGTTTACCTATTTTTATAAGTTTAATTAGTTTTGATTGAATTACAAAAGCTGTAGTTGTATCTCATATGAAACTGGGAGAAACTAAAACTTTTATTAGTGGGTTTTTAAACTTTCAGTATGTGATTAATCTTGGAATGGCTTATGGTAGGTTACATGATAAATCTTATTTAGTAATTATTTTTGCAACAATTTTTAGTTTGTTTTTAACAATTATGTTTATTTTTTTAAATAATAAAAAATGATTAGTTGTTTTAGTAATTGTATTAGCTGGTTCTTGAGGTAATTTATTAGCTAGATTATGAGCTCCAGGTAATGAAGATAATTTATATTATGGAGTTGTTGATTTTTTAACTTGAGATTTTAGTTTATTTAATTCAAGAGATTATGTATTTAATTTAGCTGATTTGTATGTCAATATTGCAATTGGTTTAACAATTTTATTTACTATTATTGAATTAGTTTTATATATAAAAAGCAAAATTAAAACAAAAAAAGAAAAAATAGAAAATGAACAAAATAACTCTTAA
- a CDS encoding RluA family pseudouridine synthase, translating to MNKITLNSVNTTLRLDKLLVELLTSYDYSRSYIQKLIKEECISVNNQIITSNNFLVKPNSQIIITIKDPVLDPNITKNKDPVLDPNITKNKDIDLNIIYQDDDLLVINKQNNITVHPSLNNTNNTIVNALLASDVELSSINGELRPGIVHRIDKQTTGLLIVAKNDKTHKLLSEMFKNHQIYKEYLAIVTGVIKPNKGLIDAPIGRSQTDRKKMSVTAKNSKHAITTFEVVERFLKNTLIKCQIQTGRTHQIRVHFNYINHPVLNDPIYGKKHQEFTDFGQYLHAYKLKFTHPITKKEIELISPLPKEFDDKIKELRGENND from the coding sequence ATGAACAAAATAACTCTTAATTCAGTAAATACAACTTTAAGATTAGATAAATTGCTAGTTGAATTATTAACTAGTTATGATTATTCAAGAAGTTATATTCAAAAACTAATTAAAGAAGAGTGTATTAGTGTTAATAATCAAATTATTACTAGTAATAATTTTTTAGTTAAACCAAATTCACAAATTATAATTACTATAAAAGATCCTGTTTTAGATCCAAACATAACTAAAAACAAAGATCCTGTTTTAGATCCAAACATAACTAAAAACAAAGATATTGATTTAAATATTATTTATCAAGATGATGATTTATTAGTTATTAATAAACAAAATAATATAACAGTACATCCAAGTTTAAATAATACAAATAATACAATTGTTAATGCTTTATTAGCAAGTGATGTTGAACTTTCATCAATTAATGGTGAGTTACGTCCTGGAATTGTACATAGAATTGATAAACAAACCACAGGTTTATTAATTGTTGCAAAAAATGATAAAACTCATAAATTATTAAGTGAAATGTTTAAAAACCATCAAATTTATAAAGAATATTTAGCAATTGTAACTGGAGTAATTAAGCCAAATAAAGGTTTGATTGATGCTCCAATTGGTAGAAGCCAAACTGATCGTAAAAAAATGAGTGTTACAGCTAAAAACTCAAAACATGCAATTACAACTTTTGAAGTAGTTGAACGATTTTTAAAAAATACTTTAATAAAATGCCAAATCCAAACTGGAAGAACTCATCAGATTAGAGTGCATTTTAACTATATTAATCACCCTGTTTTAAATGATCCAATTTATGGTAAAAAACACCAAGAATTTACTGATTTTGGTCAATACCTTCACGCTTATAAATTAAAATTTACTCATCCAATTACAAAAAAAGAAATTGAATTAATATCACCTCTTCCTAAAGAATTTGATGATAAAATTAAAGAATTAAGGGGTGAAAATAATGACTAA
- a CDS encoding deoxycytidylate deaminase — protein sequence MSKRLDYLSWQHYFMLIAKASAMRSKDPNTQVGAIVVNELQQIVATGYNGFPRGVSDDDFPWSKTNEDWLENKYAYVAHAELNAIVSSRSDLSNCDLYVTLFPCNECAKIIIQAGIKRIYYANDPYHQKKEFIASKKMLDAVNIKYIKLPDIEISLKVKD from the coding sequence ATGAGTAAAAGATTAGATTATTTGTCTTGACAACACTATTTTATGTTAATAGCAAAAGCTAGTGCTATGAGAAGTAAAGATCCAAATACTCAAGTTGGAGCTATTGTTGTTAATGAATTACAACAAATTGTAGCAACTGGATATAATGGATTTCCACGTGGAGTTAGTGATGATGATTTTCCGTGATCAAAAACTAATGAAGATTGATTAGAAAATAAATATGCTTATGTTGCTCATGCAGAATTAAATGCAATTGTAAGTAGTAGATCTGATTTAAGTAATTGCGATTTATATGTTACTTTATTTCCATGCAATGAATGTGCTAAAATCATTATTCAAGCAGGAATTAAAAGAATTTATTATGCAAATGATCCATATCATCAAAAAAAAGAATTTATTGCTTCTAAAAAAATGTTAGATGCAGTTAATATTAAATATATAAAATTACCAGATATTGAAATTAGTCTTAAAGTTAAAGACTAA